One Alnus glutinosa chromosome 3, dhAlnGlut1.1, whole genome shotgun sequence genomic region harbors:
- the LOC133863446 gene encoding ABC transporter G family member 29-like: MEGLDKARGSERRAGHHSFSRSISRTMSKHSWSMEDVFAGGRQSRRNSQVDEDEEALKWAAIEKLPTYDRLRTSIINSYMENEPLAHKEVDVRKLDMDERQQFIDRIFKVAEEDNEKFLKKFRNRVDKVGIRLPTVEVRFEHLTIEADCHVGSRALPTLPNTARNILESGLGILGVGMAKRTKLTILKDASGIIKPSRMALLLGPPSSGKTTLLLALAGKLDPSLKVRGEITYNGCRLNEFVPKKTSAYISQNDVHVGEMTVKETLDFSARCQGVGTRYDLLSELGRREKEAGIFPEAEVDLFMKATAMEGVESSLITDYTLKILGIDICKDTIVGDDMQRGISGGQKKRVTTGEMIVGPTKTLFMDEISTGLDSSTTFQIVKCLQQIVHLTEATILMSLLQPAPETFDLFDDIILLSEGQIVYQGPREHIVEFFESCGFKCPERKGTADFLQEVTSRKDQEQYWADRTRPYRFISVSEFASRFKSFHVGMRLENELSVTFDKSQAHGAALVYKKYSVPKMELLKASFDKEWLLIKRNSFVYVFKTIQLIVVALIASTVFLRTEMHNRTEEDGAVYIGALVFGLIINMFNGFAELALTIQRLPVFYKHRELLFHPAWTYTLPTVLLRIPISVFETIVWMVMTYYTIGYAPEASRFFKQLFLIFLIQQMAAGLFRLIAGVCRTMIIANTGGTLCLLLVFLLGGFMVPRGQIPVWWRWGYWASPLTYGYNAISVNELLAPRWTNKFASDNTTPLGVAVLNNIDVFPEKNWFWIGSGALLGFTVLFNILFTFALMYLNPTGRPQAVISEEAADEMEAEQEESKEEPRLRRPMSKRDSNAQSLSAFDGNNTREMAIRRMNSRSNSYGISRNDSAVDAANGVAPKRGMVLPFAPLAMSFDSVNYYVDMPPEMKEQGVAEDRLQLLREVTGAFRPGVLTALMGVSGAGKTTLMDVLAGRKTGGYIEGDIRISGFPKKQETFARISGYCEQNDIHSPQVTIKESLIYSAFLRLPKEVSTEEKMIFVDQVMELVELVNLKDAIVGLPGITGLSTEQRKRLTIAVELVANPSIIFMDEPTSGLDARAAAIVMRTVRNTVDTGRTVVCTIHQPSIDIFEAFDELLLMKRGGQVIYSGPLGRNSQKIIEYFEEIPGVPRIKEKYNPATWMLEVSSMAAEVRLGIEFAEHYKSSSLHQRNKALVRELSTPPPGAKDLYFATQYSQPPWEQFKSCLWKQWWTYWRSPDYNLVRIFFTIIAALMMGTIFWRVGSKRADSGDLSMVIGAMYGSVLFVGINNCSTVQPIVAIERTVFYRERAAGMYSALPYALAQVVVEIPYVFAQTIYYTIPVYAMASFEWTAAKFFWFFFISFFSFLYFTYYGMMTVSVTPNHQVASIFAAAFYSLFNLFSGFFIPRPRIPKWWVWYYWICPVAWTVYGLIVSQYGDVESTIKVPGMEVDPTIKWYIEDHFGYNPNFMGPVAGVLVGFAVFFAFMFAYCIRTLNFQMR, from the exons atggagggTCTAGATAAAGCCAGAGGCTCGGAAAGGCGGGCAGGGCATCACAGCTTCAGCAGAAGCATAAGCAGGACTATGAGCAAGCATAGTTGGAGCATGGAAGATGTATTTGCAGGTGGCAGGCAATCTCGTCGCAACAGTCAAGTCGACGAAGATGAAGAAGCTCTGAAATGGGCTGCCATAGAGAAGTTACCAACGTATGATCGTTTAAGAACAAGTATCATAAATTCTTACATGGAGAATGAGCCCCTGGCGCACAAGGAAGTGGATGTTCGAAAGCTAGATATGGATGAAAGGCAACAATTCATTGATAGGATTTTCAAGGTTGCAGAGGAAGATAATGAGAAGTTCTTGAAGAAGTTTAGAAATAGAGTTGACAA gGTTGGAATCCGACTTCCTACAGTTGAAGTTAGGTTTGAACATTTAACGATCGAGGCAGATTGCCATGTTGGCTCAAGAGCTCTTCCCACTCTTCCAAATACTGCCCGAAATATTCTAGAATCGGGTCTTGGTATTCTTGGGGTTGGAATGGCCAAGAGAACAAAATTAACAATTCTCAAGGATGCATCAGGAATTATTAAACCGTCGAg gATGGCCCTTTTGTTAGGCCCCCCGTCCTCTGGTAAAACAACCCTTTTGCTGGCATTGGCCGGGAAGTTGGACCCAAGCTTAAAG GTTAGAGGAGAAATCACTTACAATGGGTGCAGGCTCAATGAATTTGTACCTAAGAAGACATCAGCATACATTAGCCAAAATGATGTCCATGTTGGAGAAATGACTGTGAAAGAAACTCTAGATTTCTCGGCAAGATGCCAAGGGGTTGGGACTCGATATG ATCTCCTAAGTGAACTTGGAAGAAGGGAAAAGGAAGCTGGCATATTTCCAGAGGCAGAAGTTGACCTTTTCATGAAGGCAACAGCAATGGAAGGAGTTGAGAGCAGCCTGATTACTGACTACACTCTGAAA ATATTAGGGATCGATATATGCAAGGACACCATTGTTGGAGATGATATGCAACGAGGGATATCGGGTGGACAGAAAAAACGAGTAACAACAG GAGAGATGATTGTTGGGCCAACAAAGACACTGTTCATGGATGAGATATCCACCGGTCTTGATAGCTCCACCACATTCCAAATAGTGAAATGTTTGCAGCAGATTGTACATCTCACGGAGGCCACCATCCTGATGTCCCTACTCCAGCCCGCTCCTGAGACGTTCGATCTCTTCGATGACATCATCCTCCTATCGGAGGGCCAGATTGTATACCAGGGCCCAAGAGAGCACATAGTCGAGTTCTTTGAGAGCTGTGGATTCAAGTGTCCAGAGAGAAAGGGGACCGCTGATTTCTTGCAGGAG GTTACATCAAGGAAGGACCAAGAGCAGTATTGGGCAGACAGGACAAGACCGTACCGGTTCATATCAGTGTCTGAATTCGCAAGCCGGTTCAAGAGTTTCCATGTGGGCATGCGGCTTGAAAATGAGCTCTCGGTCACCTTCGACAAGTCGCAAGCCCATGGAGCAGCCCTGGTGTACAAGAAATATTCAGTCCCAAAAATGGAACTCCTAAAGGCAAGCTTTGACAAAGAATGGCTGCTGATAAAGAGGAACTCTTTTGTGTACGTTTTCAAGACCATCCAACTCATTGTCGTGGCATTAATAGCGTCGACAGTGTTCTTAAGGACAGAAATGCACAATAGAACCGAGGAAGATGGGGCAGTATACATTGGTGCACTTGTGTTTGGGTTGATCATCAACATGTTCAATGGTTTTGCCGAGCTGGCACTGACCATTCAAAGGCTTCCTGTATTTTACAAGCATAGAGAGCTCCTCTTCCACCCAGCTTGGACTTACACACTGCCCACCGTGCTGCTCAGGATCCCCATTTCTGTTTTCGAGACCATTGTTTGGATGGTCATGACATACTACACCATCGGATATGCACCTGAAGCTAGCAG GTTTTTCAAGCAACTATTTTTGATATTTCTGATCCAACAAATGGCTGCCGGGCTCTTTAGGCTCATTGCTGGAGTCTGCAGGACCATGATCATCGCCAATACTGGTGGAACTCTCTGTCTCCTCCTTGTTTTCCTACTTGGAGGTTTCATGGTTCCTAGAG GTCAAATTCCAGTCTGGTGGAGGTGGGGCTATTGGGCTTCACCTTTGACATACGGTTACAATGCCATTTCTGTAAACGAATTGCTTGCTCCGAGATGGACCAACAAATTT GCTTCAGATAATACAACCCCATTGGGTGTGGCCGTACTTAATAACATTGATGTTTTCCCTGAAAAAAATTGGTTCTGGATTGGCTCAGGAGCACTTCTGGGCTTCACAGTTCTCTTCAACATTCTGTTCACCTTTGCGCTTATGTACCTTAACC CAACGGGAAGGCCGCAAGCAGTAATATCTGAAGAAGCTGCAGACGAGATGGAAGCTGAACAAGAGGAATCAAAGGAAGAACCACGACTCAGAAGGCCTATGTCAAAGAGAGATTCTAATGCTCAATCACTGTCTGCTTTTGATGGAAACAATACAA GAGAAATGGCAATCCGGAGAATGAACAGCCGATCTAATAGCTATGGGATAAGTAGAAATGATTCAGCTGTTGATGCAGCCAACGGTGTTGCCCCTAAGAGAGGAATGGTTCTTCCATTTGCTCCTCTGGCAATGTCCTTTGACAGTGTGAATTACTATGTGGACATGCCCCCT GAAATGAAAGAACAAGGAGTAGCGGAGGACAGGCTACAATTGCTTCGGGAAGTAACGGGTGCATTTAGGCCTGGGGTCTTGACAGCACTAATGGGAGTAAGTGGAGCTGGAAAGACAACATTGATGGATGTTTTAGCAGGAAGAAAGACGGGTGGTTACATTGAAGGTGATATTAGAATCTCCGGATTCCCTAAGAAACAAGAAACCTTTGCAAGAATCTCTGGTTACTGTGAACAAAATGATATCCACTCGCCCCAAGTCACCATTAAAGAATCCTTGATTTACTCGGCTTTCCTTCGACTTCCTAAAGAAGTCAGCACCGAGGAAAAGATG ATATTTGTTGATCAAGTGATGGAACTGGTAGAGCTAGTCAATCTTAAGGACGCAATAGTAGGGCTTCCAGGGATTACAGGGTTGTCAACAGAACAGCGAAAGAGGTTGACTATTGCTGTTGAGCTTGTTGCTAATCCCTCCATCATTTTCATGGACGAACCAACTTCAGGTCTTGATGCGAGGGCAGCAGCTATTGTCATGCGGACTGTGAGAAACACGGTGGACACTGGAAGAACGGTTGTGTGCACTATTCACCAGCCTAGCATTGATATCTTCGAAGCATTTGATGAGCTACTGCTGATGAAGAGAGGAGGACAAGTGATCTACTCTGGACCATTGGGTCGGAATTCCCagaaaattattgaatattttgaG GAAATTCCTGGAGTCCCCAGAATTAAAGAAAAGTACAACCCAGCAACATGGATGCTTGAAGTGAGCTCAATGGCTGCTGAAGTCAGGCTTGGAATTGAATTTGCTGAACACTACAAATCATCATCCTTGCATCA GAGAAACAAGGCATTGGTGAGAGAGTTGAGCACGCCGCCGCCCGGAGCAAAAGACCTTTATTTTGCCACTCAATATTCTCAGCCCCCATGGGAGCAGTTCAAATCTTGCTTATGGAAGCAATGGTGGACTTATTGGAGAAGTCCGGATTATAACCTTGTTAGAATCTTTTTCACCATTATTGCAGCCCTCATGATGGGGACAATTTTCTGGAGAGTTGGATCCAAAAG GGCGGACTCGGGTGATCTAAGTATGGTCATCGGAGCTATGTATGGTTCTGTTCTGTTTGTAGGAATTAATAACTGCTCAACAGTACAACCGATAGTAGCCATTGAAAGAACAGTTTTTTATCGAGAAAGAGCTGCCGGGATGTACTCTGCATTGCCTTATGCCCTTGCACAG gtGGTTGTTGAAATTCCGTACGTGTTTGCTCAAACTATATATTATACAATTCCTGTGTATGCCATGGCCAGCTTTGAATGGACAGCCGCCAAattcttttggttcttttttatctccttcttctccttcctctactTCACATACTACGGCATGATGACTGTATCCGTCACTCCCAACCACCAAGTAGCATCCATTTTTGCAGCAGCTTTCTATTCTCTCTTCAATCTTTTCTCAGGCTTCTTCATCCCAAGACCT AGAATTCCAAAGTGGTGGGTTTGGTATTACTGGATTTGTCCAGTTGCATGGACAGTTTATGGATTGATTGTGTCACAATATGGTGATGTGGAGTCCACAATTAAAGTGCCCGGAATGGAGGTAGACCCGACTATTAAATGGTATATAGAAGACCATTTCGGGTACAACCCAAATTTCATGGGCCCAGTTGCTGGAGTTTTGGTTGGCTTCGCGGTCTTCTTCGCCTTCATGTTTGCCTATTGCATAAGGACTCTCAACTTCCAGATGAGATAG